A window of Hymenobacter aerilatus contains these coding sequences:
- a CDS encoding FMN-binding glutamate synthase family protein: protein MHRLSVRHTVAILLLTSCILVAVAGWFQPHLWWALLLLGPLLLLYGQQVRQREHTLLRNYPLLGTLRYLLESIRPDLRQYFFESDLDGKPFNRRQRSIVYQRAKDVRETVPFGMLADSQQIGYEWIAHALFPVTVRDQDLRVRIGGARCRQPYSASIFNISAMSYGALSQTAIAALNGGAQLGGFAHNTGEGGISPYHLAGGDLIWQIGTGYFSCRDEQGRFSEMLFQEQAAQDQVRMIEIKLSQGAKPGHGGILPAAKNTPEVAAIRRVMPYTTVESPPGHSAFHDAFSLLVFVEKLRELSGGKPVGLKLCLGNTAEFEDLCRQMQTTHLRPDFITIDGAEGGTGAAPLEFADSLGMPLYDALVFVHGQLLRYGLREDIRLLAAGKIITGVDIVKAVALGADACYSARGMMFALGCIQALKCDSGHCPVGIATQEKSLYQGLDVTDKRVRVANFHRNTIKATVELMAACGFRTLADISPDKVFRRVDAFRALSFHDIYRPTAAGAPAPLPHAQLS from the coding sequence ATGCACAGACTCAGCGTGCGGCACACCGTGGCCATATTACTTCTCACCTCCTGTATACTAGTCGCTGTGGCGGGCTGGTTTCAGCCCCATCTATGGTGGGCACTGCTGCTGCTCGGGCCCCTGCTGCTGTTGTACGGGCAGCAGGTGCGTCAGCGCGAGCATACGCTGCTGCGCAACTACCCGCTGCTAGGCACGTTGCGCTACCTGCTGGAGAGCATCCGCCCCGACCTGCGCCAGTACTTCTTCGAATCTGATCTGGACGGTAAGCCCTTCAACCGGCGGCAGCGCTCCATTGTGTACCAGCGAGCCAAGGACGTGCGCGAAACCGTGCCCTTCGGCATGCTCGCCGACAGCCAGCAGATAGGCTACGAGTGGATTGCCCACGCCCTGTTCCCAGTAACCGTGCGCGACCAGGATTTGCGCGTGCGCATCGGCGGGGCGCGCTGCCGCCAGCCCTACTCGGCCAGCATCTTCAACATCTCCGCGATGAGCTACGGAGCCCTTAGCCAGACAGCTATTGCCGCACTCAACGGTGGGGCCCAGCTCGGCGGCTTCGCCCATAATACCGGCGAAGGCGGTATCAGCCCCTACCACCTGGCCGGCGGCGATTTGATCTGGCAGATCGGCACGGGGTACTTCAGCTGCCGCGACGAGCAGGGCCGCTTCAGCGAAATGCTGTTTCAGGAGCAGGCCGCGCAAGACCAGGTTCGGATGATAGAGATCAAGCTTTCCCAGGGTGCCAAGCCGGGACACGGTGGTATTCTACCCGCGGCCAAAAATACGCCCGAAGTAGCCGCCATCCGCCGCGTGATGCCCTACACCACGGTGGAATCGCCACCGGGGCACTCGGCCTTCCACGACGCGTTCAGCCTGCTGGTGTTCGTCGAAAAGCTGCGCGAGCTATCCGGGGGCAAGCCCGTGGGTCTGAAGTTGTGCTTGGGCAACACCGCCGAATTTGAGGACCTATGCCGGCAGATGCAGACCACGCACCTACGTCCCGACTTTATCACCATTGACGGGGCAGAGGGCGGGACTGGCGCTGCGCCGCTGGAGTTTGCCGACAGCCTGGGCATGCCGCTCTACGATGCACTGGTCTTCGTACACGGCCAGCTCCTGCGCTACGGTCTGCGCGAGGATATTCGTTTGCTCGCCGCCGGCAAAATTATTACCGGCGTCGACATTGTAAAGGCCGTGGCGCTGGGGGCCGATGCCTGCTACAGCGCCCGGGGCATGATGTTCGCGCTGGGGTGCATTCAGGCCCTTAAGTGTGACTCAGGCCACTGCCCGGTGGGTATTGCTACCCAGGAGAAAAGCCTTTACCAGGGTCTGGATGTCACGGACAAGCGGGTGCGGGTAGCAAACTTCCATCGCAACACCATCAAGGCCACCGTCGAGTTGATGGCCGCCTGCGGATTCCGTACCCTGGCCGACATCAGCCCCGACAAGGTGTTTCGCCGCGTGGACGCCTTCCGCGCCCTGAGCTTCCACGACATCTACCGCCCCACGGCGGCGGGGGCGCCCGCGCCGCTTCCTCACGCTCAACTCTCTTAA
- the rnk gene encoding nucleoside diphosphate kinase regulator, translated as MRTSQQVRPIYITKPDHDRLQQLVQLERHAHGNERVEALSHELKRAQLVNSYDVLPDVITMNSRVKLRDMRSNAELEITLVYPKYADMKSRKISILAPVATAVLGCRVGDTVVWPVPNGEAKYWVEAILHQPEAAGDWVS; from the coding sequence ATGCGAACCTCCCAACAAGTCCGTCCGATTTACATCACCAAGCCCGACCACGACCGACTGCAGCAACTCGTGCAGCTAGAGCGCCACGCCCACGGCAACGAGCGGGTGGAAGCGCTCAGCCACGAGTTGAAGCGCGCTCAATTGGTAAACTCCTACGACGTACTGCCCGACGTCATCACCATGAACTCGCGGGTGAAGCTGCGCGACATGCGCAGCAATGCCGAACTGGAAATTACCCTGGTATATCCCAAGTACGCTGACATGAAAAGCCGGAAAATATCCATCCTAGCGCCAGTAGCCACGGCGGTACTTGGCTGCCGCGTAGGCGACACAGTCGTCTGGCCGGTTCCCAACGGGGAGGCGAAGTACTGGGTTGAGGCAATATTGCACCAACCGGAAGCCGCTGGCGACTGGGTTAGCTAA
- a CDS encoding DUF4199 family protein, with translation MTTNVSVSRLGILYGTFAFALMCFYFLMCYALELHVSQLVRLGSHIFTVVAVFLAVRAFKAETSDPTPSLLGLGLGFFVGLVGSVLFAVFLFIYAIFLHPAYQQDLEHELYFNARLGPLALAGAIMLLGTLIGSLTGYILLMLYGTPASSHRD, from the coding sequence ATGACCACCAACGTCTCAGTTTCCCGATTAGGTATTCTATATGGCACCTTTGCTTTCGCATTGATGTGCTTCTACTTCTTAATGTGCTACGCACTGGAGCTACACGTAAGTCAGCTAGTACGTTTGGGTAGCCACATATTCACGGTGGTAGCTGTCTTTTTGGCTGTTCGGGCTTTTAAAGCGGAGACAAGTGACCCGACTCCTTCCCTGCTAGGGTTAGGGCTTGGTTTTTTTGTTGGCTTAGTAGGATCGGTGCTCTTCGCGGTCTTCTTATTTATTTACGCCATCTTTCTGCATCCAGCCTATCAGCAGGATTTAGAACACGAATTGTATTTTAATGCGCGTCTTGGTCCTCTTGCGCTGGCTGGAGCCATCATGCTGCTCGGCACGCTCATCGGCAGCCTGACCGGCTATATCCTGCTGATGTTGTACGGTACCCCTGCCAGCAGCCACCGTGACTAG
- a CDS encoding helix-turn-helix domain-containing protein, translated as MKVISFKIPKSNKDFIRYQVDDQPYFYDKLHQHPEIQLSYVLEGEGKLIGGDYIGLFRPGDLFLLGHDVPHVFRSHKEYYDEHNGLRSHAIAVFFDHRVFTSGFYSIEELQGVRKFFEQLTGCYRVQDAAREAIARHMLALPQTSNLERVLVVLQIVQQLMRPGALECLNVTDQMHNLNEREGKRMEQVLHFLMEQSHRAISLEEVASIANMSREAFCRFFKERTRKTYVHYLNELRVTNVCQLLLHTDQTIAGVAYACGFANLSHFNRVFFNIMGKTPREYREGSNESLGGGK; from the coding sequence ATGAAGGTCATCTCGTTTAAGATACCGAAGTCGAACAAGGACTTTATCCGCTATCAAGTCGACGACCAGCCTTACTTCTACGACAAGCTGCACCAGCACCCTGAAATCCAGCTGAGCTATGTGCTCGAAGGGGAGGGCAAACTGATTGGGGGCGACTATATCGGCCTGTTCCGGCCCGGCGACTTGTTCCTGCTCGGCCACGATGTGCCCCACGTTTTTCGCAGCCATAAGGAGTATTACGACGAGCACAATGGCCTTCGCAGCCACGCCATAGCCGTATTCTTCGACCACCGCGTGTTCACCAGCGGCTTTTACAGTATCGAGGAGCTGCAAGGCGTCCGCAAGTTTTTTGAGCAGCTCACGGGTTGCTACCGCGTGCAGGATGCTGCCCGCGAGGCCATTGCCCGGCACATGCTAGCCCTGCCGCAGACGAGCAACTTAGAGCGGGTGCTAGTCGTGCTCCAGATTGTGCAGCAGCTCATGCGGCCCGGCGCGCTCGAGTGCCTGAACGTGACTGACCAGATGCACAACCTCAATGAGCGTGAAGGCAAGCGCATGGAGCAGGTGCTGCACTTTCTGATGGAGCAAAGCCACCGCGCTATTTCACTGGAGGAGGTAGCCTCGATAGCCAATATGAGCCGGGAAGCATTTTGCCGCTTCTTCAAGGAGCGCACCCGCAAAACCTACGTGCATTACCTCAACGAGCTGCGCGTCACCAACGTCTGCCAGCTGCTTCTGCACACCGATCAGACGATTGCCGGGGTGGCCTACGCCTGCGGGTTTGCCAACCTCTCGCACTTCAACCGCGTGTTTTTCAACATTATGGGCAAAACGCCGCGCGAATATCGAGAAGGTAGCAACGAATCTCTCGGTGGCGGAAAGTAG
- a CDS encoding dihydrodipicolinate synthase family protein → MNWQGVFPAVTTKFHQDGSLDFDTFYKNLDAQLAAGVHGIILGGTLGESSVLRSEEKYELTKRTIDYVAGRVPVVMNIAEGSTQEAILRAQEAEDLGAAGLMLLPAMRYPTDPRETLAYFTSVAQSTELPIMIYNNPVDYKTYVTLEIFDKLLDACPNVEAVKESTRDVSNVTRMATRYGDRMRILGGVDTLALEALLMGAHGWVAGLVCAFPEETVAIYRLVQEGRIEEARTIYRWFLPLLELDIHAKLVQYIKLAEQMTGIGTEYVRAPRLTLIGEERERVTALIQHGIDTRPTLPTFTATPAAVHAV, encoded by the coding sequence ATCAACTGGCAAGGCGTATTCCCGGCAGTTACGACGAAATTTCATCAGGACGGCAGCCTGGATTTCGACACGTTTTATAAGAACCTTGATGCCCAGCTCGCCGCAGGCGTGCACGGCATTATTCTGGGCGGCACCCTCGGCGAATCGAGCGTCCTGCGCTCGGAAGAGAAGTACGAACTGACCAAGCGCACCATCGACTACGTGGCAGGCCGCGTGCCCGTGGTCATGAACATTGCCGAAGGCTCTACCCAAGAAGCCATCCTGCGGGCGCAAGAAGCCGAGGACCTAGGTGCCGCGGGCCTGATGCTGCTGCCCGCCATGCGCTACCCCACCGACCCCCGCGAAACCCTCGCCTACTTCACGTCGGTGGCGCAGAGCACGGAGTTGCCGATCATGATCTACAACAACCCCGTTGACTACAAAACCTACGTTACGCTCGAAATCTTCGACAAGCTGCTCGACGCGTGCCCGAACGTGGAGGCCGTGAAAGAATCGACCCGCGACGTATCGAACGTGACGCGTATGGCAACCCGCTACGGCGACCGGATGCGCATCCTAGGCGGCGTTGACACCCTAGCTTTAGAAGCGTTACTCATGGGCGCCCACGGCTGGGTGGCTGGCCTGGTGTGCGCCTTCCCGGAAGAAACAGTGGCCATTTACCGCTTGGTGCAAGAAGGCCGCATCGAGGAAGCCCGCACCATCTATCGGTGGTTCTTGCCCCTGCTGGAGCTCGACATTCACGCCAAGCTGGTGCAGTACATCAAGCTAGCCGAGCAAATGACCGGTATCGGCACCGAGTACGTGCGCGCCCCGCGCCTGACCCTAATAGGCGAAGAACGGGAGCGAGTTACGGCCCTAATTCAGCACGGCATCGATACCCGCCCCACGCTGCCTACGTTCACCGCTACTCCCGCCGCCGTCCATGCCGTTTAA
- a CDS encoding aldehyde dehydrogenase (NADP(+)), giving the protein MPFNALLAEASAAFAIYKKTTGAERAAFLRAIATAIEALGDELLRTVSTESHLPLARLTGERGRTLGQLRLFADLVENGYWAEATIDTALPDRQPLPRPDMRRLLLPLGPVAVFGASNFPLAFSTAGGDTASALAAGCTVVYKAHPAHPRTSALVAGAIAQAAQQCNLPAAVFQHVEGGAQVGAELVQHPAVKAVAFTGSYGAGKALFDLAVQRKVPIPVYAEMGSVNPLFVLPEKLASDPVTLAQQAAQSVLLGSGQFCTCPGLVFVPAGEAAEAFVDSLGEALSSATAAEMLHEGIADNYYQNLSTLLQHANVHTLVQPKTHTLEGRAGLARTTAKQWVQNAALQEEVFGPFILVVTYQDETELLAAANALHGQLTCTLWGTPAELAQAEPVADVLREKCGRLLFAGVPTGVEVSHAMTHGGPFPATTDPRSTSVGSYAIKRFARPVTFQSAPSELLPPELRDENPTGIWRMIDGEVTQRSL; this is encoded by the coding sequence ATGCCGTTTAATGCGCTTTTGGCCGAAGCCTCGGCCGCTTTTGCCATTTATAAGAAAACTACCGGCGCGGAGCGAGCCGCGTTTCTGCGCGCCATTGCCACAGCCATTGAGGCGCTCGGCGACGAGTTGCTGCGCACGGTCAGCACCGAAAGCCACTTGCCCCTGGCCCGCCTCACCGGCGAGCGGGGCCGCACCCTAGGTCAGCTGCGCCTGTTTGCCGACTTAGTGGAGAATGGCTACTGGGCCGAAGCCACCATCGACACGGCCCTACCCGACCGCCAACCCCTCCCCCGCCCTGATATGCGTCGGCTACTGCTGCCGCTAGGGCCAGTGGCGGTGTTCGGCGCCAGCAACTTCCCTCTAGCCTTCTCAACAGCAGGTGGTGATACGGCTTCCGCACTAGCGGCTGGTTGTACGGTAGTGTATAAGGCGCACCCGGCCCACCCCCGCACGTCGGCGCTGGTGGCGGGTGCTATTGCCCAGGCAGCGCAGCAATGTAACCTGCCAGCGGCGGTGTTTCAGCACGTAGAAGGCGGCGCGCAAGTAGGCGCTGAATTAGTGCAGCATCCTGCCGTAAAAGCCGTGGCCTTTACGGGCTCTTACGGCGCGGGCAAGGCCCTCTTCGACCTAGCCGTGCAGCGCAAAGTGCCTATTCCGGTGTACGCCGAAATGGGCAGCGTCAATCCGCTGTTCGTCTTACCAGAAAAGCTAGCTTCTGACCCAGTTACCCTAGCGCAGCAAGCGGCGCAATCGGTGCTGCTCGGTTCAGGGCAGTTTTGCACGTGTCCGGGCTTGGTGTTTGTGCCCGCGGGTGAGGCCGCCGAAGCCTTTGTGGATAGCCTGGGTGAAGCCTTGAGCAGCGCCACCGCCGCCGAAATGCTGCACGAAGGCATTGCCGACAACTACTACCAGAACCTTTCTACCCTGCTCCAGCACGCCAACGTGCACACCTTGGTGCAGCCCAAAACGCACACACTGGAAGGCCGCGCAGGCCTAGCCCGCACCACGGCCAAGCAATGGGTGCAGAATGCCGCTTTGCAGGAAGAGGTATTTGGCCCGTTCATCTTGGTAGTCACTTACCAAGACGAAACCGAATTACTAGCCGCCGCCAACGCCTTGCACGGCCAGCTCACCTGCACGCTGTGGGGCACTCCCGCCGAGCTAGCCCAAGCCGAGCCTGTGGCCGATGTACTCCGCGAGAAGTGCGGGCGCCTGCTGTTTGCTGGCGTGCCCACGGGCGTGGAGGTCAGCCACGCCATGACCCACGGTGGTCCGTTTCCAGCCACCACGGACCCACGCAGCACCTCGGTGGGCTCCTACGCCATCAAGCGCTTTGCTCGGCCGGTCACGTTCCAATCGGCGCCATCGGAGCTGCTGCCGCCAGAGTTGCGCGACGAGAATCCGACGGGTATCTGGCGGATGATCGATGGGGAAGTAACGCAGCGCAGCCTTTAG
- a CDS encoding 4-hydroxyproline epimerase, whose amino-acid sequence MARKTFFCIDAHTCGNPVRLVAGGGPELHGANMSEKRQHFLREYDWIRKGLMFEPRGHDMMSGSILYPPQDPANDVAVLYIETSGCLPMCGHGTIGTVTIALEEGLITPKVPGQLRLETPAGLVLVSYRQEGQKIKSVKLTNIPAYLDSENLAVECPELGPLRVDVAYGGNFYAIVDPQENFQGLQAYPADKLISWSRVLRQLLNEQYTFVHPENPTIQGLSHILWAGDPLDPSSTARNAVFYGDKAIDRSPCGTGTSARMAQWYAKGKLKPGQEFIHESIIGSIFKGTIEEETTVAGRPAIRPGIEGWAIITGHNTIFFDDEDPYVHGFQVL is encoded by the coding sequence ATGGCCCGTAAAACATTTTTCTGCATTGATGCCCACACCTGCGGCAATCCGGTGCGCCTGGTAGCGGGCGGCGGTCCGGAGTTGCACGGCGCCAACATGAGTGAGAAGCGCCAGCACTTCCTGCGCGAGTACGACTGGATTCGAAAGGGGCTGATGTTTGAGCCCCGCGGCCACGACATGATGTCGGGCAGCATCCTGTACCCGCCCCAAGACCCCGCCAACGACGTAGCCGTGCTCTACATCGAGACCAGCGGCTGCCTGCCCATGTGCGGCCACGGCACCATCGGCACCGTGACCATTGCGTTGGAAGAGGGACTGATTACGCCCAAAGTGCCCGGCCAACTGCGCCTCGAAACACCAGCCGGTTTGGTGCTGGTTTCGTACCGCCAGGAAGGCCAGAAAATTAAGTCGGTGAAGCTGACGAATATCCCGGCTTACCTCGACTCCGAAAACCTAGCCGTGGAGTGCCCGGAGCTAGGTCCGTTGCGGGTAGATGTGGCCTACGGCGGCAACTTCTACGCCATCGTCGACCCACAAGAAAACTTCCAGGGCCTACAAGCCTATCCGGCCGACAAGCTCATCAGCTGGAGCCGGGTGCTGCGCCAGCTCCTCAACGAGCAGTACACCTTCGTACACCCCGAAAACCCAACCATTCAGGGTTTGTCGCACATTCTGTGGGCGGGCGACCCGCTCGACCCTAGCTCTACGGCCCGCAACGCGGTGTTCTACGGCGACAAGGCCATCGACCGGTCGCCGTGCGGCACGGGCACCTCGGCGCGCATGGCGCAGTGGTACGCCAAGGGCAAGCTCAAGCCGGGGCAGGAGTTCATCCACGAAAGCATCATTGGGTCCATCTTCAAAGGCACCATTGAGGAGGAAACCACCGTGGCGGGACGGCCAGCTATCCGGCCCGGCATCGAGGGGTGGGCCATCATTACGGGGCACAACACCATCTTCTTCGACGACGAAGATCCTTACGTTCACGGTTTTCAAGTTCTCTAG
- a CDS encoding NAD(P)/FAD-dependent oxidoreductase produces MSNVVIVGGGIIGLFTAYYLEEAGFGVTVLDQGDLAQGCSTGNAGMIVPSHFVPLASPGMIGKGIKWMFSAKSPFYIHPRLDRRLLEWCLLFYRAATPKHVDRSIPYLKNLSLLSKSLYFDLAQQHPEAKLGLEEKGLLMLYKTAAVEHEEVEMAQLSNTVGIEANVLSRDEVRALEPDTNLDVRGAVHFTGDAHLDPARLYDFLKKHLQARGVRLVPRAAVQRFVATGNTVTQIVTNQGEFACDQLIICAGAWSATIAKELGLRLPLLSGKGYSFMQTNQPAIRIPAILTEQKVAVTPFGNEVRFGGTMEITGTDHSINSKRVQGIFESIQRYYSDFSPTMPQPETVWSGLRPCSPDGLPYIGKTEKWQNVLFGTGHSMMGISLAPGTGKLLAEQLRHQKTSMVIDAFSPDRYS; encoded by the coding sequence ATGAGCAACGTAGTAATTGTCGGGGGCGGCATCATCGGCTTATTCACGGCCTATTACCTGGAGGAAGCCGGCTTCGGCGTGACCGTGCTCGATCAAGGCGACCTAGCCCAGGGCTGCTCCACCGGCAACGCGGGCATGATCGTGCCCAGCCACTTCGTGCCGCTGGCCTCGCCGGGCATGATTGGCAAAGGCATCAAGTGGATGTTCTCGGCCAAAAGCCCCTTCTACATTCACCCCCGCCTCGACCGGCGCTTGCTGGAGTGGTGCCTGCTTTTCTACCGCGCCGCCACGCCCAAGCACGTCGACCGCAGCATCCCCTACCTCAAAAACCTGAGTCTGCTCAGCAAAAGTCTGTACTTCGACCTAGCTCAGCAGCACCCCGAAGCCAAGCTAGGCCTGGAGGAAAAAGGCCTGCTGATGCTCTACAAAACGGCCGCCGTGGAGCACGAGGAAGTGGAAATGGCGCAGCTTTCCAACACGGTCGGCATCGAAGCCAACGTGTTGTCGCGCGATGAAGTGCGGGCTTTGGAACCCGACACCAACCTCGACGTGCGCGGGGCCGTGCACTTCACCGGCGACGCTCACCTCGACCCTGCCCGCCTCTACGATTTTCTCAAAAAGCACTTGCAAGCCCGCGGCGTGCGGCTGGTACCTCGCGCCGCAGTGCAACGCTTCGTGGCCACCGGCAACACGGTCACGCAGATCGTCACCAATCAGGGCGAGTTTGCCTGCGACCAGCTCATCATCTGCGCCGGGGCGTGGTCGGCCACGATTGCCAAGGAGCTAGGTCTGCGGCTGCCGCTGCTGTCGGGCAAAGGCTACAGCTTCATGCAAACCAACCAGCCCGCCATTCGCATTCCCGCCATCCTCACCGAGCAAAAGGTAGCTGTCACGCCCTTCGGCAACGAGGTGCGCTTCGGTGGCACTATGGAAATTACGGGCACCGACCACAGCATCAACAGCAAGCGGGTGCAGGGCATTTTCGAGTCGATTCAGCGCTACTACTCTGATTTCTCGCCCACAATGCCCCAGCCCGAAACGGTGTGGAGCGGCCTGCGCCCCTGCTCACCTGACGGCCTACCCTACATCGGCAAGACGGAGAAGTGGCAGAACGTGCTCTTCGGCACCGGCCATAGCATGATGGGCATCAGCCTAGCCCCTGGCACCGGCAAGCTTCTGGCCGAGCAGCTGCGCCACCAGAAAACCAGCATGGTCATCGACGCCTTTTCGCCGGATCGGTACAGCTAG
- a CDS encoding glycoside hydrolase family 127 protein — MRPSFTFSLLFLGLASAASAQKVAPPRDYPIQPVAFTQVHVHDQFWAPKMQTNADVTIPHTMQQCRQDGHLDNFRRAAGELPGDKLTQFPFDDTDVYKVIEGASYAMQVKKNPRMEAYVDSLITLIGKAQEPDGYLYTFRTVKTAKPHEWIGTKRWEKEEDLSHELYNAGHLYEAAVAHYQATGKRTLLDIALKNADLLVHDFGPGKVEVYPGHQVVEIGLAKLYRVTGKQQYLDLAKFFLDVRGPKGNDYNQAAKRVVDQDAAVGHAVRATYMYSAMADVAALTGDPSYLKAIDAIWEDVVNHKLYITGGIGATGNGEAFGKSFELPNMSAYAETCASIANVYWNNRMFLLHGDAKYIDVLERTLYNGLIAGVSLSGDHFFYPNPLASMGQHQRGSWFACACCISNMTRFMASVPGYVYAQNADNLYVNLFMTSTSDVQLPSGKVSIEQKTNYPWDGQIDLAVNPQKRQEFALRVRIPGWAQQQPTPGNLYKFMDAAPQPITLSINGKPVQYTLDHGYAVLKRRWQKGDHVTLALPMTTKKVVANAQVKDDQGKFALQRGPVVYCLEGPDNANGLVQNIVVDQKAPVEVAYQDNLLNGINVLTAAGSSSRRQLNSAELLTSPQTVKAIPYYAWANRGPSDMTVWVPYEASASKPQPAPTIASRSKASSSLKSAKTLKALADQYDPIDSKDANYPYLHWWPKKNTTEFVQYDFAEPATVSESKVYWFDDGPWGGCRIPASYKVYYQKDGQWVPVKNTTPYAIAKDQYNTVQFEPVRTTALKLEVQLPADNATGIHEWMVK, encoded by the coding sequence ATGCGCCCATCTTTCACTTTCAGCTTACTGTTCCTAGGTCTGGCGAGTGCTGCCAGTGCGCAGAAGGTAGCGCCGCCGCGCGACTACCCGATTCAGCCGGTCGCCTTCACGCAGGTGCACGTGCACGATCAGTTTTGGGCGCCGAAGATGCAGACCAACGCCGACGTGACCATTCCGCACACCATGCAGCAATGTCGGCAGGATGGCCACCTCGACAACTTCCGGCGGGCGGCGGGCGAGCTGCCGGGCGACAAGCTCACGCAGTTTCCCTTCGACGACACCGACGTGTACAAGGTGATTGAAGGAGCTTCGTACGCCATGCAGGTGAAGAAAAACCCGCGCATGGAGGCCTACGTCGATTCGCTGATTACCTTGATTGGCAAGGCGCAGGAGCCGGATGGCTACCTCTATACCTTCCGCACGGTGAAAACTGCTAAGCCCCACGAGTGGATCGGGACGAAGCGCTGGGAGAAGGAGGAAGATTTGAGCCACGAGCTTTATAATGCAGGGCACCTGTACGAAGCCGCAGTGGCGCATTACCAAGCCACGGGCAAAAGAACCCTGCTTGATATTGCCCTGAAAAACGCCGACCTGCTGGTGCACGACTTCGGCCCTGGCAAAGTAGAAGTGTACCCCGGCCACCAAGTGGTCGAAATTGGGCTAGCCAAGCTCTACCGCGTCACGGGCAAGCAGCAGTACCTCGACCTAGCTAAGTTTTTCCTGGATGTGCGTGGCCCTAAAGGCAACGACTACAACCAGGCCGCCAAACGCGTGGTCGACCAAGATGCGGCCGTAGGCCACGCCGTGCGGGCCACCTACATGTACTCGGCCATGGCCGACGTGGCCGCCCTCACCGGCGACCCTAGCTACCTGAAAGCCATCGACGCCATTTGGGAAGACGTGGTGAACCACAAGCTCTACATCACAGGCGGCATCGGCGCGACCGGCAATGGTGAGGCGTTTGGGAAGTCGTTTGAGTTGCCTAACATGTCGGCCTACGCCGAAACGTGCGCGTCCATTGCCAACGTGTACTGGAATAATCGCATGTTTTTGCTGCACGGCGACGCCAAATACATCGATGTGCTAGAGCGCACCCTCTACAACGGTCTGATTGCGGGCGTGTCATTAAGCGGCGACCATTTCTTCTACCCCAATCCGCTGGCTTCGATGGGCCAGCACCAGCGCGGTTCTTGGTTTGCGTGTGCTTGCTGCATTTCCAACATGACGCGCTTTATGGCTTCGGTGCCAGGCTACGTGTACGCCCAAAACGCGGATAACCTATACGTGAACCTGTTCATGACCAGCACCAGCGACGTGCAGTTGCCCTCGGGCAAGGTCAGCATCGAGCAGAAAACCAATTACCCCTGGGACGGCCAGATCGACCTAGCTGTGAACCCGCAGAAGCGCCAGGAGTTTGCCTTGCGCGTGCGCATTCCCGGTTGGGCGCAACAGCAACCCACGCCCGGCAACTTGTACAAGTTCATGGACGCCGCGCCCCAACCCATCACGCTAAGCATCAATGGCAAGCCGGTGCAGTACACCCTCGACCACGGCTACGCAGTGCTGAAGCGGCGCTGGCAGAAGGGCGACCATGTGACCCTAGCCCTGCCAATGACCACCAAAAAGGTGGTGGCTAATGCCCAAGTAAAAGACGACCAAGGCAAGTTTGCCCTGCAGCGCGGGCCGGTGGTGTACTGCCTCGAAGGCCCCGACAACGCCAACGGCTTGGTGCAGAACATCGTCGTGGATCAGAAGGCGCCGGTGGAAGTCGCCTACCAAGACAACCTGCTCAACGGCATTAACGTGCTAACGGCCGCCGGCAGCAGCTCACGCCGCCAGCTCAACTCCGCTGAGCTCCTGACCAGCCCCCAAACGGTGAAAGCCATTCCGTACTACGCCTGGGCCAACCGCGGCCCCAGCGACATGACGGTGTGGGTGCCCTACGAAGCCTCGGCCTCCAAACCCCAGCCGGCCCCGACCATTGCCTCACGCAGCAAAGCTAGCTCGTCGCTGAAAAGCGCCAAGACCCTCAAGGCTCTCGCCGACCAGTACGACCCCATCGACTCGAAAGACGCCAACTACCCTTATCTGCATTGGTGGCCCAAGAAAAACACGACCGAGTTTGTGCAATACGACTTTGCCGAACCCGCCACCGTGTCTGAGTCGAAAGTGTATTGGTTTGATGATGGGCCGTGGGGCGGGTGCCGCATTCCGGCCAGCTACAAAGTGTATTATCAGAAAGATGGACAGTGGGTGCCGGTGAAAAACACGACGCCTTACGCCATTGCCAAAGACCAATACAACACCGTGCAGTTTGAGCCGGTGCGCACCACCGCCCTCAAGCTAGAAGTACAGCTCCCTGCCGACAACGCCACCGGCATTCACGAATGGATGGTGAAGTAA